One window of the Campylobacter showae CSUNSWCD genome contains the following:
- the nrfH gene encoding cytochrome c nitrite reductase small subunit encodes MENAKEKASKWVIALLAVIGLTGGFGIFTFFFANGPQHLTHDPEACINCHVMNQVYEGWSKGGHQHVTTCIDCHMPKEFVSKWLAKAKYGFLHGYAFTFLDNPVSFTASDEQKEIIQNNCIECHKDYARNSVDPRAIGDSLPGKHGQYANANEPLKCVSCHRQAGHAHNF; translated from the coding sequence ATGGAAAACGCAAAGGAAAAAGCGTCTAAATGGGTCATAGCTTTGCTGGCGGTTATCGGACTTACTGGCGGATTTGGAATTTTCACATTCTTTTTTGCTAACGGTCCTCAGCATCTTACTCACGATCCCGAAGCCTGTATAAACTGCCACGTCATGAACCAAGTCTATGAAGGCTGGTCTAAGGGCGGACATCAACACGTTACGACGTGTATAGATTGCCACATGCCTAAAGAATTCGTAAGCAAATGGCTGGCGAAAGCTAAATACGGCTTCTTGCACGGTTATGCGTTTACTTTCTTGGATAATCCCGTATCGTTTACCGCAAGCGATGAGCAAAAGGAAATCATACAAAACAATTGTATAGAGTGCCATAAGGATTATGCTAGAAATTCAGTCGATCCAAGAGCTATAGGCGATAGCTTGCCAGGCAAACACGGGCAGTATGCTAATGCCAACGAGCCGTTAAAATGCGTATCTTGTCACA
- a CDS encoding SMI1/KNR4 family protein codes for MFLQLDEIRQRLDVIFLPLEQEGVTGMRLLAQSDADASMRALENAQEALDVKFPLAFLHLVCKFDFGEFEVCNVCFGTGGDYASELVRLNSTDEYGGKWWQGKTRPANLIVFAVGDPWIFLIDCADGAIYAWLLGDEELCGRRVASDFERFFRALAGIGIARLSKKGVPSAEEIVKFVQASDDKAIEFWREMAEI; via the coding sequence ATGTTTTTGCAATTAGACGAGATCCGACAAAGACTCGACGTGATATTCTTGCCTTTAGAGCAAGAGGGCGTAACAGGTATGAGGCTGCTAGCACAAAGCGATGCCGACGCGTCCATGCGGGCGCTAGAAAATGCGCAAGAGGCTCTAGACGTCAAATTTCCGCTTGCGTTTTTGCACCTAGTTTGCAAATTTGACTTTGGCGAATTTGAGGTTTGCAACGTATGCTTTGGCACCGGCGGCGACTACGCTAGCGAGCTAGTGCGGCTAAACAGCACCGACGAATACGGCGGCAAATGGTGGCAAGGCAAGACTCGTCCTGCAAATTTGATAGTTTTTGCCGTCGGCGATCCGTGGATATTTCTGATTGATTGCGCGGACGGCGCGATTTATGCGTGGCTGCTCGGAGACGAAGAGCTTTGCGGTAGGCGCGTTGCGAGCGATTTTGAGAGATTTTTTAGAGCGCTTGCCGGTATCGGTATCGCGCGACTAAGCAAAAAGGGCGTACCGAGCGCGGAAGAAATCGTCAAATTCGTCCAAGCAAGCGATGATAAGGCGATTGAGTTTTGGCGAGAAATGGCGGAAATTTGA
- a CDS encoding YraN family protein, protein MGLRAYLFGKSSENLACEFLLKNGCEILARNFSSKFGEIDVVAKKDGILRFVEIKATQGDYEAEYRLTPAKFNKILKTIDFYLLQNGANTDFQVDLIAIKKGEIKWIENISL, encoded by the coding sequence TTGGGACTTAGGGCGTATCTTTTCGGCAAAAGCTCGGAGAATCTGGCTTGCGAGTTTTTGCTAAAAAACGGCTGCGAGATTCTCGCTAGAAATTTTAGCTCCAAATTTGGTGAGATCGACGTCGTCGCTAAAAAAGACGGCATCTTGCGCTTTGTTGAAATCAAAGCTACGCAGGGCGACTACGAGGCAGAGTATCGCCTCACGCCCGCTAAATTTAATAAAATTTTAAAAACTATCGATTTTTATCTGTTACAAAACGGCGCAAATACCGATTTTCAGGTTGATTTAATCGCGATAAAAAAGGGCGAAATAAAGTGGATAGAAAATATTAGTTTGTAA
- a CDS encoding YceI family protein, which produces MKKLIKFSLVAALVASFANAAVYEIDPAHSSVGFKIKHLSISKVSGNFGKFDAVIDYDKDAKELKALEATIETASVNTQNEKRDEHLRSADFFNAAKFDKITYKMVKFEKESDTEGKVVGTLTMHGVTKPVVLKFELGGFTADKNGKEKIGFSLEGETKRKLFEIGLDTPEITLSDKVELEIEVEAKEK; this is translated from the coding sequence ATGAAAAAACTAATCAAATTTTCGCTAGTCGCAGCGCTAGTAGCGAGCTTCGCAAACGCAGCAGTCTATGAGATCGACCCAGCGCACAGCAGCGTCGGCTTTAAGATCAAGCACCTAAGCATCTCAAAAGTAAGCGGAAATTTCGGCAAATTTGACGCCGTGATTGACTACGACAAGGACGCCAAAGAGCTCAAAGCGCTCGAGGCCACCATCGAAACCGCCTCGGTAAATACGCAAAACGAGAAGCGCGACGAACACCTAAGAAGCGCGGATTTTTTCAACGCGGCCAAATTTGACAAAATCACCTACAAAATGGTCAAATTTGAGAAAGAAAGCGACACGGAAGGCAAGGTCGTGGGCACGCTCACGATGCACGGCGTAACTAAGCCCGTGGTGCTAAAATTCGAGCTTGGCGGCTTTACTGCAGATAAAAACGGTAAGGAAAAAATCGGCTTTAGCCTAGAGGGCGAAACCAAACGCAAGCTCTTTGAGATCGGGTTAGATACCCCGGAGATCACGCTATCTGACAAAGTCGAGCTAGAGATCGAAGTCGAAGCCAAAGAAAAATAA
- a CDS encoding tRNA threonylcarbamoyladenosine dehydratase: protein MSEEILDQNDRFTRSRWLFGDDFKKLQNANVLICGVGGVGGVCADALARSGVGKITVIDKDIFDITNQNRQIYSEAVGAVKVGEFGKRYECITALQELMTPEFIANFDFSPFDLVIDAIDDVPAKIALALKTHEKLISSMGGAKRIDPTQIKVASVWQTCNDPFAKKIRTELKKAGFKGKFDVVFSTEPPRCVKLGSFMGVTACFGLNLAALAVRKIISEK from the coding sequence TTGAGCGAGGAAATTTTGGATCAAAACGACCGATTTACGAGATCTCGCTGGCTGTTTGGCGATGATTTTAAAAAGCTTCAAAACGCAAACGTCCTAATCTGCGGCGTAGGCGGCGTGGGCGGAGTCTGTGCGGACGCGCTGGCTCGCTCCGGAGTGGGCAAAATCACCGTTATCGACAAGGATATTTTTGATATAACCAATCAAAACCGTCAAATTTACAGCGAAGCGGTCGGTGCCGTTAAAGTCGGAGAATTTGGCAAGAGATACGAGTGCATAACGGCGCTGCAAGAACTTATGACGCCGGAGTTTATCGCAAATTTCGACTTTTCGCCCTTTGATCTCGTGATCGACGCTATCGACGACGTACCCGCCAAGATCGCGCTCGCGCTAAAAACGCACGAAAAGCTAATTAGCTCGATGGGCGGAGCAAAGCGCATCGACCCGACGCAGATCAAGGTCGCCTCCGTCTGGCAAACCTGCAACGATCCGTTTGCTAAAAAAATACGCACCGAGCTTAAAAAAGCGGGCTTTAAAGGTAAATTTGACGTCGTGTTTTCGACCGAACCGCCAAGGTGCGTGAAACTGGGAAGCTTCATGGGTGTAACGGCGTGTTTTGGGCTAAATTTAGCAGCTTTAGCGGTGAGAAAAATCATCAGCGAAAAATAG
- the menA gene encoding 1,4-dihydroxy-2-naphthoate octaprenyltransferase — protein sequence MITAKALYASARLRSLPLSVSGVLLGSGAAYGAGVFRADIFALALLTTLLFQILSDYANDYGDAVKGTDDDGRLGPRRAIQTGQMSAAEMKRVIVATALLSAFSSLALSVLAFGERFYLILLFLALGSASIYAAIRYTVGVGAYGYKGLGDVFVFLFFGLLSVLGSYFLYARSLDAALLLPACACGMLSTAVLNLNNMRDVQNDALKGKRTIPVRIGLLAAKLYHYALIAGGAGLMLCYSLLRGEPGAKLLYIASFAPLVWHLFFVSQVRDCRDFDGQLKVVALSTFAMSALFFVGEILG from the coding sequence ATGATAACCGCAAAGGCTCTTTACGCATCCGCTCGCCTTAGATCTCTGCCGCTTAGCGTCTCGGGCGTACTGCTCGGTAGCGGCGCGGCATACGGCGCGGGAGTATTTAGAGCGGATATTTTCGCACTGGCGCTGCTTACGACGCTGCTGTTTCAGATACTCAGCGACTACGCTAACGACTATGGCGACGCGGTAAAAGGCACCGACGACGATGGCAGGCTGGGGCCGCGCCGCGCGATACAAACGGGGCAGATGAGCGCGGCCGAGATGAAGCGCGTCATCGTAGCTACGGCGCTGCTTTCGGCATTTTCGAGCCTCGCGCTAAGCGTTTTGGCGTTTGGCGAGCGGTTTTATCTCATACTGCTATTTTTGGCACTAGGTAGCGCGTCGATATACGCTGCAATCCGCTATACCGTGGGTGTCGGTGCATACGGATATAAGGGGCTTGGCGACGTTTTCGTGTTTTTGTTTTTTGGGTTACTTAGCGTGCTGGGTTCGTACTTTTTATACGCACGATCGCTTGATGCGGCGCTGCTGTTACCTGCGTGCGCGTGCGGGATGCTAAGCACGGCGGTGCTAAATCTAAACAACATGCGCGACGTGCAAAACGACGCGCTCAAAGGCAAGCGCACGATCCCCGTGCGTATCGGGCTGCTCGCGGCCAAGCTCTATCACTATGCGCTGATCGCTGGCGGTGCGGGATTAATGCTTTGCTACTCGCTTTTGCGCGGCGAGCCTGGCGCAAAACTACTCTACATAGCGAGCTTTGCGCCGCTTGTTTGGCACCTATTTTTCGTTTCGCAGGTGCGGGATTGTCGCGATTTCGACGGACAGCTAAAGGTCGTCGCGCTCAGCACGTTTGCGATGTCGGCGCTGTTTTTCGTCGGGGAAATTTTGGGCTAA
- a CDS encoding NAD(P)/FAD-dependent oxidoreductase encodes MLDLAIIGGGPAGLSAGLYATRGGLKNVVMFEKGMPGGQITGSSEIENYPGQKAPGESGIDFMSTWVAQCTHFGLKHEMAGVERVMKNADGSFTVKLEGGKEEHAKAVIVATGSTPRRAGFAGEDEFFGRGVSTCATCDGFFYKNKEVAVLGGGDTAIEEALYLANICSRVYIIHRRDEFRAAPVTLEKARANAKIEFITSATIKQAYGDKAGLAGLIINTKEGERDLKVPGVFVFVGLNVNNDVLRQENGEFVCKTEDGGQVSVDLKMQTSVPGLFAAGDIRKDAPKQVIVAAGDGAVAALSALSYIESLH; translated from the coding sequence ATGTTAGATTTAGCAATCATCGGAGGCGGTCCTGCAGGACTTAGCGCGGGACTTTACGCCACTCGCGGCGGACTAAAAAACGTCGTAATGTTTGAAAAAGGCATGCCAGGCGGCCAGATAACGGGCAGCTCTGAGATAGAAAACTATCCCGGCCAAAAGGCTCCTGGCGAGAGCGGCATAGACTTCATGAGTACGTGGGTCGCGCAGTGCACGCATTTTGGACTAAAGCACGAGATGGCGGGCGTTGAGCGCGTTATGAAAAACGCCGACGGCAGCTTCACGGTCAAGCTTGAAGGCGGCAAAGAAGAGCATGCCAAAGCAGTCATCGTAGCCACCGGCTCCACTCCGCGCCGCGCAGGCTTTGCGGGCGAGGACGAGTTTTTCGGCAGAGGCGTGAGCACGTGCGCGACTTGCGACGGATTTTTCTATAAAAACAAAGAGGTCGCGGTTCTAGGCGGCGGCGACACGGCGATCGAGGAGGCTCTGTATCTAGCCAACATCTGCTCTCGCGTCTACATCATCCACCGCAGAGACGAGTTTCGCGCCGCTCCCGTCACGCTAGAAAAGGCCCGCGCTAACGCCAAGATCGAGTTTATCACGAGCGCCACGATAAAGCAAGCTTACGGCGACAAAGCAGGACTTGCCGGTCTAATCATAAACACAAAAGAGGGTGAGCGCGACCTAAAAGTGCCTGGCGTTTTCGTATTTGTCGGGCTTAACGTAAACAACGACGTTCTCCGTCAAGAAAACGGCGAATTCGTATGCAAAACCGAGGACGGCGGCCAAGTAAGCGTCGATCTAAAGATGCAAACTAGCGTGCCGGGGTTATTTGCCGCGGGTGACATCAGAAAAGACGCGCCAAAACAAGTCATCGTAGCCGCAGGAGACGGCGCAGTAGCGGCCCTTAGCGCACTTAGCTATATCGAGAGCCTACACTAA
- a CDS encoding phospholipase A, which yields MKKIIVLLAILLNLTVAGETETAKQNLAGQSENTAENLTEPTAKDEAKRLYEAAAKLEYEGDKTRALQLYKLAAKKAIFTDEDGETAAMERSVIAPSDSVADAPVEEQKIASKERPKAKFESGEAYDVDEILGLKMHHLNYLLPATYAFNDVEGRRRFETAFQISLQKPLFYDVFDMNETISAGYSQSSWWQTAKSSTPFRETNYRPEIFITVPMRFEALPSLDYLRAGLLHESNGQGGEKSRSWNRVYLEAKLYAGSLVVIPRAWARIPESKGSDDNPDIEKYIGNMDINFALPFRGHVFTAMVRNNLHFDKTNRGAGELGWLFPFGKSGVYGYVKYFTGYGESLIDYNRHTDKVGIGFAILK from the coding sequence ATGAAAAAAATTATCGTTTTACTGGCGATTTTGTTAAATTTAACCGTAGCTGGCGAGACGGAAACGGCGAAGCAAAATTTAGCCGGCCAGTCCGAAAATACGGCTGAAAATTTAACCGAGCCGACCGCCAAAGACGAAGCCAAGCGCCTCTACGAAGCCGCCGCAAAGCTCGAATACGAAGGCGACAAAACAAGAGCCCTTCAGCTTTATAAACTAGCGGCTAAAAAAGCGATATTTACGGACGAAGACGGCGAAACGGCTGCGATGGAACGCTCCGTGATCGCGCCCTCAGATAGCGTAGCGGACGCGCCCGTAGAGGAGCAAAAGATCGCCTCCAAAGAGCGCCCGAAAGCGAAATTTGAAAGCGGTGAGGCATACGATGTGGATGAAATTTTGGGCTTAAAAATGCACCACCTAAACTACCTCTTGCCGGCAACCTACGCATTTAACGACGTCGAGGGCAGGCGTAGATTTGAGACCGCTTTTCAAATCAGCCTGCAAAAGCCGCTGTTTTACGACGTGTTTGATATGAATGAAACGATCTCGGCAGGCTACTCGCAAAGCTCGTGGTGGCAGACGGCTAAGAGCTCTACGCCGTTTCGCGAGACCAACTACCGCCCCGAGATTTTCATAACCGTTCCGATGAGATTTGAGGCGCTGCCGAGTCTTGATTATCTACGCGCGGGACTTTTGCATGAGAGTAACGGCCAGGGCGGCGAGAAGTCGCGCTCATGGAACCGCGTCTATCTCGAGGCTAAACTTTACGCCGGTAGCCTCGTCGTGATCCCGCGAGCGTGGGCGCGCATCCCTGAGAGCAAAGGCAGCGACGACAATCCCGACATCGAAAAATACATCGGCAATATGGATATAAATTTCGCTCTGCCTTTCCGCGGCCACGTCTTTACGGCTATGGTGCGAAACAACCTGCATTTTGATAAAACCAACCGCGGCGCGGGCGAGCTTGGGTGGCTATTTCCGTTTGGCAAGAGCGGCGTTTACGGCTACGTGAAGTACTTCACCGGATACGGCGAGAGCCTCATCGACTACAACCGCCACACCGATAAGGTCGGCATCGGCTTTGCGATTTTAAAATAA
- the mobA gene encoding molybdenum cofactor guanylyltransferase, translated as MKTCVILAGGKSSRMGRDKTLLPFGGFATLTHYGAHKFGRIFERVFISSKFEKFNPPLPLIKDADAEEISRSNLTEASDKEGAPKSSAQISAQDTSNLSEPTFSPMLALYSILKNFPNESVFIVPADMPFVSENCVRELYKFTGEYDMVIAADESHTHSLCGFFSGDLADAAGELFAAGEHKIGLLRDRCRCKIVKFANADEFFNINYQADYEQALKEGKI; from the coding sequence ATGAAAACATGCGTCATCCTTGCCGGCGGTAAAAGCTCGCGAATGGGCCGCGACAAAACGCTACTGCCTTTTGGCGGATTTGCGACGCTCACGCACTACGGAGCGCATAAATTCGGGCGGATTTTCGAGCGCGTATTCATTAGCTCCAAATTTGAAAAATTTAACCCACCCCTGCCGCTCATCAAAGACGCCGACGCAGAGGAGATCTCGCGGTCAAATTTGACCGAGGCGAGCGACAAAGAGGGTGCGCCAAAAAGCTCAGCTCAAATTTCCGCGCAAGATACGTCAAATTTGAGCGAGCCAACCTTTTCTCCGATGCTAGCGCTTTACAGTATCCTTAAGAACTTCCCAAACGAAAGCGTCTTTATCGTTCCCGCCGATATGCCGTTTGTTAGCGAAAACTGCGTGCGCGAACTATATAAATTTACCGGCGAATACGACATGGTCATCGCCGCGGACGAGTCGCATACGCACTCGCTTTGCGGGTTTTTTAGCGGGGATTTAGCGGATGCGGCGGGCGAGCTTTTTGCCGCGGGCGAGCACAAGATCGGGCTTTTGCGCGACCGTTGCCGCTGCAAGATCGTAAAATTCGCAAACGCGGACGAGTTTTTTAACATCAACTATCAGGCAGATTACGAACAAGCCTTAAAAGAAGGAAAAATATGA
- the trxA gene encoding thioredoxin — MGKYVELTTANFDVAKEGVALVDFWAPWCGPCRMLAPVIDELAEEFEGKAKICKVNTDEVQDLAVEFGIRSIPTLLFFKNGEVVEQMVGAQSKQAIADKINSLL; from the coding sequence ATGGGAAAATACGTAGAACTAACGACTGCGAATTTCGACGTCGCTAAAGAAGGCGTTGCGCTAGTAGATTTTTGGGCGCCTTGGTGCGGACCTTGCCGTATGCTTGCTCCAGTCATCGACGAGCTAGCCGAGGAGTTTGAGGGCAAAGCTAAAATTTGTAAAGTAAACACCGACGAAGTGCAAGACCTAGCCGTAGAATTTGGTATCCGCTCGATCCCTACGCTTCTATTTTTCAAAAACGGTGAAGTCGTAGAGCAAATGGTCGGCGCACAATCAAAACAAGCCATCGCCGATAAGATAAATTCGCTTCTTTAA
- a CDS encoding glycerate kinase, with the protein MKILIAIDSFKGSLSSLEAGNAVKEGIEALAGEIDEVVVKPIADGGEGSVVALADALEGEFIDVIVQNPLGEKIPARYALAGELGILEMASSSGLMLVEKERRNPMKTSTYGFGQMILHAISKGARKFIVGIGGSATNDAGTGMLSALGYEFFDENGELLEGKGENLIKITKISNKNVAPELQECEFLVACDVDNPLFGKNGAAYVYGPQKGADEQMVKDLDAGLISFASATSEHFSSEFWNFKGAGAAGGLGYGFVSYLNAKLKPGIDIIMEEIRLEEDVKNSDLIITGEGRLDFQSSMGKTPTGVAKIAKKYGKPIIALAGSVSPCAGGCNENGIDAFFSVLNEPVSLEEAMDKQTAMRNLKMTAEQALRLYLLGRKG; encoded by the coding sequence ATGAAAATACTAATAGCAATCGACTCTTTCAAGGGCTCTTTGAGCTCCCTCGAGGCCGGCAATGCCGTAAAAGAGGGTATTGAAGCCCTAGCCGGCGAGATAGATGAGGTGGTGGTTAAGCCCATTGCGGACGGCGGTGAGGGTAGCGTGGTGGCGTTAGCGGACGCGCTAGAGGGCGAGTTTATCGACGTCATCGTGCAAAATCCTCTCGGCGAAAAGATCCCCGCCAGATACGCGCTAGCGGGCGAACTGGGTATCCTTGAGATGGCGTCTTCTAGCGGGCTCATGCTGGTGGAAAAAGAGCGCCGAAACCCGATGAAAACGAGCACTTACGGCTTTGGACAGATGATTTTGCACGCTATTAGCAAAGGTGCGCGTAAATTTATCGTGGGTATCGGCGGTAGCGCGACGAACGACGCAGGCACGGGCATGCTAAGCGCACTGGGATACGAGTTTTTTGACGAAAACGGCGAGCTGCTCGAGGGCAAAGGCGAAAACCTCATAAAAATCACCAAAATTTCAAACAAAAACGTAGCACCAGAGCTGCAAGAGTGCGAATTCCTCGTGGCTTGCGACGTGGATAACCCACTCTTTGGCAAAAACGGCGCGGCCTACGTTTACGGCCCGCAAAAGGGTGCGGACGAGCAGATGGTAAAGGATCTAGACGCTGGGCTTATAAGCTTTGCGAGCGCGACTAGCGAGCACTTTTCGAGCGAATTTTGGAACTTTAAGGGCGCGGGCGCGGCAGGCGGGCTAGGATACGGGTTTGTTAGCTACCTAAACGCCAAACTAAAGCCCGGCATCGACATCATCATGGAGGAAATCCGCCTCGAAGAGGACGTGAAAAACTCCGATCTAATCATCACCGGCGAGGGGCGACTGGACTTTCAAAGCTCGATGGGCAAGACCCCTACCGGAGTGGCAAAAATCGCCAAAAAATACGGCAAACCGATCATCGCGCTAGCGGGCAGCGTGTCGCCGTGTGCCGGCGGCTGTAACGAAAACGGCATCGACGCGTTTTTTAGCGTATTAAACGAGCCTGTGAGCCTAGAGGAGGCGATGGATAAGCAAACCGCAATGCGCAATCTCAAAATGACGGCAGAGCAGGCTTTGAGGCTATATTTGCTAGGGCGTAAGGGGTAA
- a CDS encoding GntP family permease has translation MSGIALIVCFVIAVVVMIVLISKLGVHPFIAIMLVSLALAVVAGIDLVKVPVIIGEGFSGIFKSIGIVIILGALIGMALEKTGAALKLADMVVRCVGYKRPELAMLIMGWIVGIPVFCDSGFVVLDPIRRAIKEKIGANPVAMAVALSCGLYTSHVFIPPTPGPIAAAGLVGVGHNLLLVIAVGAVVSIPVLIAGYLFAKTIGAKVSLKEDLADVGKSYDEIIKEHGKLPCAFLSLAPIFMPILLMACGSLFNILNKKGFFVAFVAPDILEKDPSATAWFVKVILFMGDPVIALGVGVLFAVILLAKTGKLGEFNLMTNETLKIVGPILFITAAGGVLGNVIAKAGFVEFMKANAHLIGTVGIFFPFVISAIIKTAQGSSTVALTTTASIMGLFTDSGSMMSALGLTSEMGAVLTVMAIAAGAMTVSHANDSYFWVVTNFSKMSPEQGYKTQTMLTFIMGIVGMVTVWVASLILL, from the coding sequence ATGAGCGGTATTGCTCTCATCGTCTGCTTCGTCATCGCGGTCGTCGTTATGATCGTGTTGATTTCAAAGTTGGGGGTTCACCCCTTTATAGCGATCATGCTCGTTTCGCTAGCTCTAGCCGTCGTCGCTGGCATCGACCTGGTCAAGGTTCCCGTGATCATCGGAGAGGGATTTAGCGGGATATTTAAAAGCATAGGCATCGTCATCATCCTGGGCGCGCTCATCGGTATGGCGCTGGAAAAGACGGGCGCGGCGCTAAAGCTGGCCGATATGGTCGTGCGTTGTGTAGGCTACAAGCGCCCCGAGCTAGCGATGCTCATCATGGGTTGGATCGTGGGCATCCCGGTCTTTTGCGATAGTGGTTTTGTCGTACTCGATCCGATCCGCCGCGCGATAAAGGAAAAAATCGGCGCCAACCCCGTAGCTATGGCCGTCGCGCTCTCGTGCGGCCTATACACCTCGCACGTGTTTATACCGCCAACGCCGGGCCCGATAGCGGCTGCCGGACTCGTGGGCGTAGGGCACAACCTGCTACTAGTCATCGCCGTGGGCGCGGTCGTTTCGATACCGGTTCTCATCGCTGGCTATCTTTTTGCTAAAACTATCGGCGCAAAAGTGAGCCTAAAGGAAGATCTTGCCGATGTGGGCAAGAGCTACGACGAGATCATCAAAGAGCACGGCAAGCTGCCTTGTGCGTTCTTGAGCTTGGCGCCGATTTTTATGCCGATTTTGCTGATGGCTTGCGGTTCTCTTTTTAATATTTTAAATAAAAAGGGGTTTTTCGTCGCCTTCGTCGCTCCGGACATTTTAGAAAAAGATCCATCGGCGACGGCATGGTTCGTAAAGGTTATATTATTTATGGGAGATCCCGTAATCGCGCTTGGAGTTGGCGTGCTATTTGCCGTTATCTTGCTGGCTAAAACGGGCAAGCTGGGCGAATTTAACCTCATGACCAATGAAACGCTAAAGATCGTCGGACCGATCCTTTTCATCACGGCTGCGGGCGGCGTGCTAGGCAACGTCATCGCTAAAGCGGGCTTTGTCGAGTTTATGAAGGCAAACGCCCATCTTATCGGCACCGTTGGTATATTTTTCCCGTTTGTTATCTCGGCTATCATCAAGACCGCTCAGGGCAGCTCGACCGTGGCGCTTACGACGACGGCCTCTATCATGGGGCTTTTCACCGATAGCGGCTCGATGATGAGCGCGCTGGGGCTAACTAGCGAGATGGGCGCGGTGCTAACGGTGATGGCGATCGCTGCGGGCGCGATGACGGTTTCGCACGCTAACGATAGCTATTTCTGGGTCGTTACGAACTTTAGCAAGATGTCGCCGGAGCAGGGCTACAAGACTCAGACGATGCTTACATTTATAATGGGTATCGTAGGCATGGTGACGGTTTGGGTAGCGTCGCTTATTTTGCTATAA
- the surE gene encoding 5'/3'-nucleotidase SurE, whose protein sequence is MKEILITNDDGFEANGLHALASALRELPDTRVTIVAPSTEKSACAHSLTLTRPLRFIKLDDDFYKLDDATPADCVYLALHALYKRLPDLVISGINHGANVGEDITYSGTCGAAMEGVLQGVPSIAFSQFYKNDSIEKLGFSLAQQAVKFIVPRVLNREISLPPRQFLNVNIPAVSVREFRGYRIVPAGRRSYATHAMLHRNPRGIEYYWLGQPSNLDYEQNGESDISVLSESFASLTPIMLDMTAHASLQGLKTALKDQI, encoded by the coding sequence TTGAAAGAAATTTTAATCACAAACGACGACGGATTCGAGGCTAACGGCCTGCACGCTTTAGCTAGCGCACTAAGGGAGCTACCTGATACCCGCGTTACGATCGTCGCTCCAAGTACCGAAAAATCAGCCTGCGCACACTCTCTAACGCTTACTAGACCCCTTCGCTTTATCAAGCTTGATGATGATTTTTACAAACTCGACGACGCTACGCCCGCAGACTGCGTCTATCTCGCGCTTCATGCGCTTTATAAAAGACTGCCCGACCTCGTAATCAGCGGCATAAACCACGGCGCAAACGTGGGCGAAGATATCACCTACTCGGGTACGTGCGGAGCGGCTATGGAGGGCGTTTTGCAGGGCGTGCCTAGCATCGCGTTTTCGCAGTTTTACAAAAACGACAGTATCGAAAAACTTGGCTTTTCGCTCGCGCAGCAAGCCGTCAAATTTATCGTTCCGCGCGTATTAAACCGCGAAATCTCCCTACCGCCGCGCCAGTTTTTAAACGTAAATATCCCGGCCGTCTCCGTCCGCGAATTTAGAGGCTACCGCATAGTTCCCGCAGGCAGGCGCAGCTACGCCACGCACGCGATGCTCCACCGCAACCCGCGCGGCATCGAGTACTACTGGCTCGGACAACCGTCGAATTTAGACTACGAGCAAAACGGAGAGTCCGATATCAGCGTACTTAGCGAGAGTTTCGCCTCGCTCACTCCAATCATGCTCGATATGACCGCGCACGCGAGCTTGCAGGGCCTAAAAACCGCGCTAAAGGATCAAATTTGA